A single genomic interval of Lathyrus oleraceus cultivar Zhongwan6 chromosome 7, CAAS_Psat_ZW6_1.0, whole genome shotgun sequence harbors:
- the LOC127101955 gene encoding subtilisin-like serine-protease S produces MGFTTVLILTFLLFIGYTLVNGSTPKHYIIYMGDHSHPNTESVIRANHEILASVTGSLSDAKATALHHYSKSFRGFSAMITSDQANKLAEYDSVVSVFESKMSKLHTTHSWDFLRLGIVYNSNHIAMDSTSNVIVGVIDSGVWPESESFSDYGIGSVPEKFKGECVTGDNFTLANCNNKIIGARFYSKGFEAESGPLEDVVGKVFFRSARDSDGHGTHTASTIAGSIVVNASLFGIAKGTARGGAPSARLSIYKACWFGFCSDADVLSAMDDAIHDGVDILSLSLGPNPPQPNYFEDAVSVGAFHAFQKGILVSASAGNSVFPRTACNVAPWILTVAASTLDREFSSNIYLGNSKVLKGFSLNPIKMEHSHGLIHGSSAAASGVSATNASFCKNNTLDPTLINGKIVICTIENFTDKRQEKSIIVKQGGGVGMILIDHNAKEVGFQFVIPSTLIGQDAVEELEAYINTDKNPIAKIYPTITVVGTKPAPEAAAFSSMGPNIITPDIIKPDITGPGLNILAAWSPVATEATVEQRSVDYNIISGTSMSCPHISAVAAIIKSYHPTWSPAAIMSAIMTTATVIDNTNHLIGRDPNGTQTTPFDYGSGHINPLASLNPGLVYDFDSQDALDFLCSNGASPSQLKNITGELTQCQKSPTPSYNFNYPSIGVSNLNGSLSVYRTVTYYGQEPAVYVASVENPSGVSVKVTPVGLKFSKTGQRLTFRIDLIPFKNSNGNFVFGALTWKNGRQNVRSPIGVNVVSI; encoded by the exons ATGGGGTTTACCACAGTTTTAATTCTCACCTTTCTCTTGTTTATTGGATATACTTTGGTGAATGGATCCACTCCAAAG CATTATATAATTTACATGGGAGATCATTCACACCCTAATACAGAATCTGTCATCAGAGCAAACCATGAGATACTAGCTTCAGTCACTGGAAG TCTCAGTGATGCAAAGGCAACAGCACTACACCATTATAGTAAAAGCTTTCGAGGCTTTTCGGCCATGATTACGTCGGATCAAGCTAATAAGCTTGCAG AATATGATTCAGTTGTGTCTGTTTTTGAGAGCAAAATGAGTAAGCTCCACACAACACATTCTTGGGATTTTCTTAGATTAGGCATAGTCTACAATAGCAACCACATAGCTATGGACTCTACATCCAATGTCATTGTTGGTGTCATTGACTCTG GAGTATGGCCGGAGTCAGAAAGCTTTAGTGATTACGGAATAGGTTCTGTGCCTGAGAAATTCAAGGGAGAGTGTGTTACCGGAGATAATTTTACGCTAGCCAATTGCAACAA TAAAATCATTGGTGCACGGTTCTATTCAAAAGGGTTTGAAGCAGAATCTGGTCCTCTAGAAGACGTTGTCGGCAAGGTTTTCTTCAGATCAGCTAGAGACAGTGATGGACATGGAACACACACAGCTTCCACCATTGCAGGATCCATTGTTGTGAATGCTAGCTTATTCGGCATTGCCAAAGGAACAGCTAGAGGCGGTGCTCCAAGTGCAAGACTTTCTATCTACAAGGCCTGTTGGTTTGGATTTTGCAGTGATGCTGATGTTCTTTCTGCTATGGACGATGCCATTCATGATGGTGTTGACATACTTTCTCTCTCCCTTGGTCCTAATCCTCCACAGCCAAATTACTTTGAGGACGCTGTCAGTGTTGGAGCATTCCATGCATTTCAAAAAGGAATTCTTGTTTCTGCTTCTGCTGGAAACTCGGTTTTTCCTCGAACGGCTTGCAACGTTGCTCCTTGGATCCTCACTGTTGCTGCTAGCACGTTAGATAGAGAATTCAGTTCAAATATCTACCTTGGCAACTCAAAAGTTTTGAAG GGTTTTTCTCTAAATCCAATAAAAATGGAGCATTCACATGGTTTGATACATGGAAGTTCAGCCGCAGCGTCTGGAGTTTCAGCAACAAATGCTAG CTTCTGCAAGAACAATACTCTAGATCCTACCTTAATCAACGGAAAGATTGTTATCTGCACAATTGAAAACTTCACTGACAAAAGACAAGAAAAATCCATAATAGTAAAGCAAGGTGGTGGTGTTGGAATGATACTTATTGACCATAATGCCAAAGAAGTCGGTTTTCAGTTTGTCATCCCAAGCACTCTTATTGGCCAAGATGCTGTAGAAGAGCTTGAAGCATACATAAACACAGATAA GAACCCCATTGCTAAAATCTACCCAACAATAACTGTTGTTGGTACCAAACCTGCTCCAGAAGCAGCAGCTTTCTCTTCCATGGGGCCAAATATAATAACACCAGATATTATCAAG CCTGATATCACAGGACCTGGACTGAATATTCTGGCAGCATGGTCTCCGGTGGCTACGGAAGCCACAGTTGAACAACGATCTGTCGACTATAACATCATATCAGGAACATCAATGTCTTGCCCACACATATCCGCTGTTGCAGCAATTATCAAATCTTACCACCCAACTTGGTCTCCTGCCGCTATAATGTCTGCAATCATGACAACAG CAACAGTAATTGATAACACAAACCACCTCATAGGAAGAGATCCAAATGGAACTCAAACAACTCCATTCGACTACGGATCCGGACACATTAATCCACTTGCATCACTCAATCCTGGACTAGTATACGATTTTGATTCCCAAGATGCTCTCGATTTTCTCTGCAGCAATGGAGCAAGTCCATCGCAGCTTAAAAACATCACTGGTGAACTTACTCAATGCCAGAAATCTCCTACACCTTCCTACAACTTCAATTACCCTTCAATTGGTGTATCAAATTTGAATGGAAGTTTATCTGTTTATCGAACCGTTACATACTATGGTCAGGAACCAGCAGTGTATGTTGCAAGTGTTGAAAATCCATCTGGTGTGAGTGTTAAAGTTACACCAGTGGGACTTAAGTTCTCGAAAACGGGACAGAGGCTAACTTTTAGGATTGATTTGATCCCTTTCAAGAATAGTAATGGAAACTTTGTGTTTGGTGCCTTGACATGGAAGAATGGTAGACAAAATGTAAGGAGTCCTATTGGTGTTAATGTAGTATCTATATAG